A window of Pectobacterium carotovorum genomic DNA:
TACGACAGCGAAAAACAGGTGTTTAGATCACTATACTGGCGTTCTCTACCGCCACGGTAAATGAACTGTGACTGTAGTCACGAGCCACTATTTTAGGACAATAATCGTGTGGCGGCGGCTTGAAAATGTGCGAAGGCGTACCCATTTAAGTAAATCACGATGTGCCGGATCGCAGAGCAGACGCGCATGTTACCTAATCCATATGGTAGTAAAGCGTACTGGGTTTTTGATCGCGATGGCCTAACACGTTCTTATTCACACTCGTTCTGATTAAAAAACAGTGCGCGTAAAAAAACACAGGAGAACCGGGTGCGCTGGTTACCGTTATTACTTATTTTTCTTTTGGCTTACATCGAGATATCGCTGTTTATTCAGGTGGCTGAAGTACTGGGCGTCGCGATGACTCTGCTGCTGGTCGTCTTTACGTCGTGCGTGGGTGTTTCGCTGGTACGCAATCAGGGAATGAAAACGCTGGTGCAGATGCAGCAGAAAATGGCCGCAGGGGAAAGTCCCGCTGCCGAAATGGTAAAAAGCGTGTCACTGGTGCTTGCTGGCTTCTTGCTCCTGATACCGGGCTTCCTGACTGATCTCCTGGGGCTGCTGTTACTGTTGCCGCCAGTGCAGAAGAGCCTGACGCTCAAATTGATGCCTCACCTGCATATATGGCGTTCTGGCCCCGGTGCGTCGTCGTCTGGCGGTAACATCTTTGAAGGTGAATACCAGCACAAGGATGGTGGGAGCGGAAATATTGAACACAGAAACGATAGGGACGACCGTTAACGTCAAGATAAACTGAAAAGCAGGGAAGGGTTATCATATTGATAATCATTATTTTTTATATGCTATCAGCGATAGGTGGTTGCTTAATGTGAAAAAAATTAATTTCCTCCCTTGAAGGACCGCATAACGCCCCCACTTAAAATAACACAAGGCTGATTATGATATGAAAGGCGTAGTTGGCATTTATCCTAAACCGATATGGACTTTCTCAAAGGAGAGCTATCAATGAATATTCGTCCATTGCATGACCGCGTGATCGTCAAGCGCAAAGAAGTTGAGTCAAAATCTGCTGGCGGTATCGTACTGACTGGTTCCGCTGCTGGTAAATCTACCCGCGGTGAAGTTCTGGCCGTAGGTCACGGACGTATCCTGGAAAATGGCGAAGTGAAGCCGCTGGATGTGAAAGTTGGCGACATCGTTATTTTCAATGATGGCTATGGCGTGAAAGCAGAGAAGATTGATAACGAAGAAGTGTTGATCATGTCTGAAAGCGACATTCTGGCAATTGTTGAAGCGTAATTGCGCGTAATCATCTGAACTGAAAGAATTTGAGGGAAATAGACCATGGCAGCTAAAGACGTAAAATTCGGTAATGACGCGCGTGTAAAAATGCTGCGCGGCGTAAATGTACTGGCTGATGCAGTGAAGGTTACCCTGGGCCCGAAAGGCCGTAATGTCGTGTTGGATAAATCCTTCGGTGCACCGACCATTACTAAAGACGGCGTATCTGTTGCGCGTGAAATCGAGCTGGAAGACAAGTTTGAGAACATGGGCGCACAGATGGTGAAAGAAGTTGCCTCTAAAGCGAATGACGCAGCAGGCGACGGCACCACGACCGCAACCGTATTGGCGCAGGCTATCATCACTGAAGGCCTGAAAGCTGTTGCAGCGGGCATGAACCCGATGGATCTGAAGCGCGGTATCGATAAAGCCGTTATCGCCGCTGTTGAAGAGCTGAAAGCACTGTCTGTACCGTGCTCTGACTCTAAAGCTATCGCTCAGGTTGGTACCATCTCTGCTAACTCCGACGAAACCGTAGGCAAAATGATTGCCGAAGCCATGAACAAAGTCGGTAAAGAAGGTGTTATCACCGTTGAAGAAGGTACCGGTCTGCAAGATGAGCTAGATGTGGTCGAAGGTATGCAGTTCGACCGTGGTTACCTGTCTCCGTACTTCGTCAACAAGCAAGAAACCGGTGTTGTAGAGCTGGAAAGCCCATTCATCCTGCTGGCTGACAAAAAAATCTCCAATATCCGCGAAATGCTGCCAGTACTGGAAGCCGTAGCGAAAGCGGGCAAACCGCTGGTTATCGTTGCTGAAGATGTTGAAGGCGAAGCACTGGCTACGCTGGTGGTTAACACCATGCGCGGCATTGTGAAAGTGGCTGCGGTGAAAGCGCCGGGCTTTGGTGACCGTCGTAAAGCTATGCTGCAAGACATCGCTACGCTGACTGGCGGTACTGTTATCTCTGAAGAGATCGGTCTGGAGCTGGAAAAAGCGACGCTGGAAGATCTCGGCCAGGCAAAACGCGTTGTTATCAACAAAGACACCACCACCATCATCGATGGTTCGGGGGAAGAAGCTGCGATTCAGGGCCGTGTTGCTCAGATCCGTCAGCAGGTTGAAGAAGCAACCTCAGATTACGACAAAGAAAAACTGCAAGAGCGTGTGGCTAAACTGGCTGGCGGCGTAGCCGTTATTAAAGTTGGCGCAGCAACTGAAGTGGAAATGAAAGAGAAGAAAGCACGCGTTGAAGATGCCCTGGCTGCGACTCGCGCTGCGGTAGAAGAAGGCGTGGTTGCTGGTGGTGGTGTGGCGCTGGTTCGCGTTGCAGCCAAACTGGCTTCTCTGACTGCTCAAAACGAAGACCAGAACGTGGGTATCAAAGTTGCGCTGCGCGCAATGGAAGCTCCATTGCGTCAGATCGTTTCCAACGCGGGCGAAGAGCCATCTGTGGTTGCGAACAACGTTAAAGCAGGTGACGGTAACTACGGTTACAACGCAGCAACTGAAGAATACGGCAACATGATCGACTTCGGTATTCTGGACCCAACCAAAGTAACCCGTTCTGCTCTGCAGTTCGCGGCTTCTGTTGCTGGTCTGATGATCACCACCGAATGTATGGTAACCGACCTGCCGAAAAGCGATGCACCTGACTTAGGTGGCGCTGGTGGTATGGGCGGCATGGGTGGTATGGGC
This region includes:
- a CDS encoding FxsA family protein, producing the protein MRWLPLLLIFLLAYIEISLFIQVAEVLGVAMTLLLVVFTSCVGVSLVRNQGMKTLVQMQQKMAAGESPAAEMVKSVSLVLAGFLLLIPGFLTDLLGLLLLLPPVQKSLTLKLMPHLHIWRSGPGASSSGGNIFEGEYQHKDGGSGNIEHRNDRDDR
- a CDS encoding co-chaperone GroES: MNIRPLHDRVIVKRKEVESKSAGGIVLTGSAAGKSTRGEVLAVGHGRILENGEVKPLDVKVGDIVIFNDGYGVKAEKIDNEEVLIMSESDILAIVEA
- the groL gene encoding chaperonin GroEL (60 kDa chaperone family; promotes refolding of misfolded polypeptides especially under stressful conditions; forms two stacked rings of heptamers to form a barrel-shaped 14mer; ends can be capped by GroES; misfolded proteins enter the barrel where they are refolded when GroES binds) → MAAKDVKFGNDARVKMLRGVNVLADAVKVTLGPKGRNVVLDKSFGAPTITKDGVSVAREIELEDKFENMGAQMVKEVASKANDAAGDGTTTATVLAQAIITEGLKAVAAGMNPMDLKRGIDKAVIAAVEELKALSVPCSDSKAIAQVGTISANSDETVGKMIAEAMNKVGKEGVITVEEGTGLQDELDVVEGMQFDRGYLSPYFVNKQETGVVELESPFILLADKKISNIREMLPVLEAVAKAGKPLVIVAEDVEGEALATLVVNTMRGIVKVAAVKAPGFGDRRKAMLQDIATLTGGTVISEEIGLELEKATLEDLGQAKRVVINKDTTTIIDGSGEEAAIQGRVAQIRQQVEEATSDYDKEKLQERVAKLAGGVAVIKVGAATEVEMKEKKARVEDALAATRAAVEEGVVAGGGVALVRVAAKLASLTAQNEDQNVGIKVALRAMEAPLRQIVSNAGEEPSVVANNVKAGDGNYGYNAATEEYGNMIDFGILDPTKVTRSALQFAASVAGLMITTECMVTDLPKSDAPDLGGAGGMGGMGGMGGMM